ACGAGCAGGCCGAGCGCGCCGCCGGCGACCGCGAGCAGCGCGACCACCGGCACCCGGCGGGGCGTGCGGACCTCGCCGCGCCGGCCGGTCAACGCCGCCACGACCGGCTGCCGCGCCGCCGCGCGGGCGGGCAGCAGCGTGGCGAGCAGCGCCGTTCCGGCGCCGGCCGCGACGACCGCCGCGAGCTCCAGCGGGCGCAGCGACAGCGGGCCGAGCTCGCTGCCGGCGAGGCGTTCCAGCCACGGGCGGCCGAGGAAGACGGCGAGCGCCGCGAGCCCGACGCCGAGCGTCCCCGCGACGGTGCCGAGCACGACGCCGCCGGCGAGCACGATGCGCCGCACGTCGGCGCGGCTGCCGCCGGCGGCGGCGACCAGCGCCAGCTCGCGCCGCCGCCGCCGTGCCCCCACCGCGAACGCCGTGCCCGCCAGCAGCACGACCTCGAGCGTCGCCAGCCCGACGACGACGACCGTCACGCCGATGCTCTCCGCGTCGACCGGGCCGCCCCGGACCGGCTGCGGCGGCGGGTCGAAGTACCAGGTGCGCGGCCGGACCTGGATGCCGAGCGCGTTGAGCGCCGCGACCTGGTCGACGTCGCGCGCGCCGGGCGGCAGCGTCACTCCCCACCGCACCACCTCGGCGCCCTTGGTGTTGAG
Above is a genomic segment from Mycobacteriales bacterium containing:
- a CDS encoding FtsX-like permease family protein; the protein is MNAAGVRAALRIARRDALRAKGRSALVVAMVGVPMLGLAFADVAVRTSHLPPAVRAARDLGATDLVAEVVEPFHPIAQVGLDGWADAGTAGAEPVRPGGQRLVPDPATVLPPGSRVLPWSQWYAVRVRAAHRVALVIADRTDLADPAAAGLVRLRAGTFPRAGEAAVTPRLAARLGLRLGDEVTVAGTRARVTAVVVRPSDLREERVYLPGASGPLNTKGAEVVRWGVTLPPGARDVDQVAALNALGIQVRPRTWYFDPPPQPVRGGPVDAESIGVTVVVVGLATLEVVLLAGTAFAVGARRRRRELALVAAAGGSRADVRRIVLAGGVVLGTVAGTLGVGLAALAVFLGRPWLERLAGSELGPLSLRPLELAAVVAAGAGTALLATLLPARAAARQPVVAALTGRRGEVRTPRRVPVVALLAVAGGALGLLV